In Nicotiana tabacum cultivar K326 chromosome 19, ASM71507v2, whole genome shotgun sequence, one DNA window encodes the following:
- the LOC107823899 gene encoding uncharacterized protein LOC107823899 isoform X3 encodes MDDSMKQLQEKLIEVEIEAEKLLLARQQLIENDRVRNGNREALTALRRRAKTTKTSVPTPFESLMRDVESRPLVKEVCPTCGNHDSKEKTWVMFPGADVFANIPFHAAHTILEKDQTLLDYEAKKLQSFVKEKSLWISDQGVLADSINPDVLRSMVTLTDKPK; translated from the exons ATGGACGACTCAATGAAACAATTGCAAGAAAAGCTTATTGAGGTTGAAATAGAAGCTGAAAAACTTTTATTAGCTCGGCAACAG TTAATTGAAAATGATAGAGTGAGGAATGGGAACAGGGAAGCATTAACTGCACTAAGGAGGAGGGCCAAGACGACAAAAACTAGCGTTCCTACACCGTTTGAGTCTCTTATGAGGGATGTTGAATCAAGACCACTAGTGAAAGAGGTTTGTCCAACCTGTGGTAATCATGATTCAAAGGAGAAGACTTGGGTCATGTTCCCGGGAGCTGATGTATTTGCCAATATCCCTTTTCATGCTGCTCATACCATTTTGGAGAAAG ATCAAACTCTGCTTGATTACGAAGCGAAGAAACTCCAGAGCTTTGTAAAGGAGAAGTCTTTATGGATATCGGATCAAGGAGTTCTTGCAGATAGTATTAATCCAGATGTCCTCAGATCTATGGTGACTTTAACTGACAAACCAAAGTAG
- the LOC107823899 gene encoding uncharacterized protein LOC107823899 isoform X2, whose amino-acid sequence MFKLDKFWFTIFCVCPQKIATDCGLWKTGHACKGRSMDDSMKQLQEKLIEVEIEAEKLLLARQQLIENDRVRNGNREALTALRRRAKTTKTSVPTPFESLMRDVESRPLVKEVCPTCGNHDSKEKTWVMFPGADVFANIPFHAAHTILEKASILLKSIRMESKVSR is encoded by the exons ATGTTTAAATTGGATAAATTTTGGTTCACTATTTTCTGTGTTTGTCCGCAAAAAATTGCGACTGATTGTGGACTCTGGAAAACGGGGCACGCGTGCAAAGGG AGATCAATGGACGACTCAATGAAACAATTGCAAGAAAAGCTTATTGAGGTTGAAATAGAAGCTGAAAAACTTTTATTAGCTCGGCAACAG TTAATTGAAAATGATAGAGTGAGGAATGGGAACAGGGAAGCATTAACTGCACTAAGGAGGAGGGCCAAGACGACAAAAACTAGCGTTCCTACACCGTTTGAGTCTCTTATGAGGGATGTTGAATCAAGACCACTAGTGAAAGAGGTTTGTCCAACCTGTGGTAATCATGATTCAAAGGAGAAGACTTGGGTCATGTTCCCGGGAGCTGATGTATTTGCCAATATCCCTTTTCATGCTGCTCATACCATTTTGGAGAAAG catctatattactcaaatccataagaatggaatcaaaggtgtcaagatga
- the LOC107823899 gene encoding uncharacterized protein LOC107823899 isoform X1 — translation MFKLDKFWFTIFCVCPQKIATDCGLWKTGHACKGRSMDDSMKQLQEKLIEVEIEAEKLLLARQQLIENDRVRNGNREALTALRRRAKTTKTSVPTPFESLMRDVESRPLVKEVCPTCGNHDSKEKTWVMFPGADVFANIPFHAAHTILEKDQTLLDYEAKKLQSFVKEKSLWISDQGVLADSINPDVLRSMVTLTDKPK, via the exons ATGTTTAAATTGGATAAATTTTGGTTCACTATTTTCTGTGTTTGTCCGCAAAAAATTGCGACTGATTGTGGACTCTGGAAAACGGGGCACGCGTGCAAAGGG AGATCAATGGACGACTCAATGAAACAATTGCAAGAAAAGCTTATTGAGGTTGAAATAGAAGCTGAAAAACTTTTATTAGCTCGGCAACAG TTAATTGAAAATGATAGAGTGAGGAATGGGAACAGGGAAGCATTAACTGCACTAAGGAGGAGGGCCAAGACGACAAAAACTAGCGTTCCTACACCGTTTGAGTCTCTTATGAGGGATGTTGAATCAAGACCACTAGTGAAAGAGGTTTGTCCAACCTGTGGTAATCATGATTCAAAGGAGAAGACTTGGGTCATGTTCCCGGGAGCTGATGTATTTGCCAATATCCCTTTTCATGCTGCTCATACCATTTTGGAGAAAG ATCAAACTCTGCTTGATTACGAAGCGAAGAAACTCCAGAGCTTTGTAAAGGAGAAGTCTTTATGGATATCGGATCAAGGAGTTCTTGCAGATAGTATTAATCCAGATGTCCTCAGATCTATGGTGACTTTAACTGACAAACCAAAGTAG